In one Pseudomonas purpurea genomic region, the following are encoded:
- a CDS encoding MupA/Atu3671 family FMN-dependent luciferase-like monooxygenase, producing MDQERDDIAIIGMWCRFPGADSPGEFWTNLVEGKQSIMPIRRDELLHSGLAADLIDNSRYVPFRAVLQDATDFDPGAFGITPAQAQLTDPQHRQFLECAFLALDDAGLERTRDEHIGVFAAQSQNAYRQACDAPAGSVSAYSADVFNGDAHLAANVAYRLGASGPAITVKSACSSSLVAVHLACQALHGNDCEISIAGGVSIGWPQYAGHLYTPDGIMSRDGRCLPFDANATGTVRGEGVGVLILQRLSVARTAGRHVHAIIRGSAVNNDGAGRMGFSTPSASGQAQVITRARRRAGVSAEQVSLIETHGTGTAIGDAVELAGLEEAAGTAPSRKVFIGSVKGNIGHLDAAAGIAGVIKTVLALTHRKIAPQVGFKQFHEESLHYADRFTVPVKAEDWHVSGCRMAGVSSFGLGGTNAHIVLQEHVEPATCKQPQYKGPLIFPLSATSETDLQNDASRISERSIQRSLRPQDVAYSLANRTAIGAVRFACVGNTPDELVRRLKTAGATSVQVPAQFHATFVFAHQADVCIQTLDQLREALPSFDRHFLSIADRVTSATGSDPHHTPYLLRFCVQVSMARTLIALGVQVTTWGAQGAGACSAACLSGALSIEDSARLVLLAAHDAPANQVRQLLDDISASASPGWNDLDGKIVPEHLWRTPGYWKDSFSHRLPAESASHPFAQNTNPLMRLDMLHASLTIEMDTPDVLAQLLKIVASAWTNGAPINWSLLYEGMDVRTEPLPAAPLNRAPFLPPAYSQSWVGETAAPLYSESTSHTAMVKGIEPFTGSWETLVRDSFSEVLQISQIGNSENFFDLGGCSLTALDVMDRLEKLTGVRISLRTFLHAPTVCDLACALEKTASRGNDDCLVTCAPCSTPTLGDPGEQELPAPDTEKLPRFSLFFFSGEAAAQAQPDTYTLLLDAARFADESNFEAVWVPERHFHKFGGLFPAPSVLAGALAMVTQRLAIRAGSIVLPLHTPLEIFEQWSVVDNLSGGRVGMAIAPGFHPTDFLLAPSRFADRRVQLPRALRELRELWRGKAFEGDDGLGRHTKAHPLPRPQQAELPIWITASESEQSFRDAGEAGFNILTALLALDVESLAKRITVYRTALDGKPGKVTVMLHTYIHPDASNVATIGAGALSRYLQEHLDFASPRTAYEQVNKLDDEDRLALVDHAVSRYLEGASLIGTPAKCVAFAKKMAAIGVDEIACLVDFGVSRDDVMASLKELASIGGQP from the coding sequence ATGGATCAAGAAAGAGATGACATCGCCATTATCGGAATGTGGTGTCGGTTCCCGGGCGCAGACTCCCCTGGCGAGTTCTGGACAAATCTGGTCGAAGGAAAGCAATCGATCATGCCCATTCGCCGCGACGAGTTGTTGCACTCAGGGTTGGCAGCAGACCTGATCGATAACAGCCGATACGTCCCCTTCCGTGCGGTGCTACAGGATGCCACCGACTTCGACCCCGGCGCATTTGGCATCACTCCTGCGCAAGCGCAACTGACGGATCCACAGCACAGGCAGTTTCTGGAGTGCGCCTTTCTGGCACTGGACGATGCCGGACTTGAACGAACCAGAGATGAACATATCGGGGTGTTCGCCGCACAAAGCCAGAACGCCTATCGCCAGGCTTGCGATGCGCCGGCTGGGTCTGTCAGCGCCTATAGCGCCGATGTGTTCAACGGCGATGCTCACCTGGCTGCCAACGTTGCCTATCGACTTGGTGCCAGCGGCCCGGCAATCACAGTCAAAAGTGCCTGTTCAAGTTCATTGGTTGCGGTGCACCTTGCCTGCCAGGCCTTGCACGGAAACGACTGTGAAATCTCCATCGCCGGCGGCGTTTCTATTGGCTGGCCACAATACGCAGGGCATCTGTATACCCCCGATGGAATCATGTCCCGCGATGGGCGCTGCCTGCCATTTGATGCAAACGCCACCGGAACCGTTCGAGGCGAAGGTGTGGGTGTTCTGATATTGCAAAGACTCAGCGTTGCGCGCACGGCGGGGCGTCACGTCCACGCCATCATTCGTGGCAGTGCGGTAAACAATGACGGTGCAGGCCGAATGGGCTTCTCCACGCCATCGGCCTCGGGCCAGGCACAAGTCATCACCCGTGCGCGTAGGCGCGCCGGCGTCAGTGCAGAGCAAGTATCGTTGATAGAAACCCACGGCACCGGGACCGCCATAGGTGATGCGGTGGAGCTGGCCGGTCTTGAAGAAGCCGCCGGTACAGCGCCCTCACGCAAGGTCTTCATTGGAAGCGTCAAAGGTAACATTGGACATCTTGATGCGGCGGCAGGAATTGCCGGCGTCATAAAAACAGTCCTGGCGCTGACTCATCGTAAAATTGCGCCGCAAGTGGGATTCAAGCAGTTTCATGAGGAGAGTCTGCACTACGCAGATCGCTTTACAGTGCCTGTAAAAGCAGAAGACTGGCACGTCAGCGGTTGCCGAATGGCCGGGGTAAGTTCGTTCGGGCTGGGTGGAACCAACGCACATATCGTCCTGCAAGAGCATGTGGAACCCGCCACCTGCAAGCAGCCCCAATACAAGGGGCCACTGATTTTCCCATTGTCCGCAACCAGTGAGACCGATCTTCAGAATGATGCATCGCGAATAAGCGAGCGCAGCATTCAGCGCTCACTCAGACCACAAGATGTGGCCTACAGCCTGGCCAACAGAACGGCCATTGGAGCGGTTCGCTTCGCCTGTGTGGGCAACACGCCAGACGAGCTGGTCCGGCGCTTGAAAACAGCGGGAGCCACATCAGTTCAGGTGCCCGCGCAGTTCCACGCAACATTTGTATTCGCCCACCAGGCTGATGTTTGCATCCAGACTCTGGACCAACTTCGCGAGGCATTACCCAGCTTCGATCGTCACTTTTTGTCCATCGCCGACAGGGTAACCTCGGCCACAGGGAGCGATCCGCACCATACCCCGTATCTGCTGCGATTTTGCGTTCAGGTATCAATGGCGAGAACCCTCATTGCGCTGGGAGTGCAAGTGACGACATGGGGCGCACAGGGTGCCGGAGCATGTTCTGCCGCCTGCCTGTCGGGTGCCCTGAGCATTGAGGACAGCGCGCGGCTGGTTCTGCTCGCCGCACACGATGCGCCCGCGAATCAGGTGCGCCAGTTACTCGATGACATTAGCGCATCCGCCAGCCCCGGCTGGAACGACCTCGATGGCAAAATCGTGCCGGAGCACCTGTGGCGCACGCCTGGATACTGGAAGGACAGCTTCAGTCATCGACTCCCAGCTGAGTCAGCTAGTCACCCCTTCGCGCAAAACACAAATCCATTGATGCGGCTGGATATGCTTCACGCGTCACTGACAATCGAGATGGACACGCCTGATGTATTGGCGCAATTGCTGAAAATCGTCGCCTCGGCATGGACAAACGGCGCCCCGATCAATTGGTCTTTGCTGTACGAAGGGATGGATGTTCGCACGGAGCCTTTGCCAGCTGCGCCCCTCAATCGCGCTCCTTTTTTACCACCTGCATACAGTCAGTCATGGGTAGGGGAAACCGCAGCCCCCCTCTACAGCGAGTCAACATCGCACACCGCAATGGTAAAGGGCATTGAGCCATTCACCGGCTCTTGGGAAACGCTGGTTCGCGACAGCTTCAGTGAAGTACTACAGATTTCCCAGATAGGGAATTCAGAGAACTTTTTCGACTTGGGCGGCTGTTCGCTGACGGCACTGGATGTAATGGACCGTTTGGAGAAACTGACTGGCGTTCGCATTTCATTGCGCACATTTCTCCATGCCCCTACCGTATGCGATCTAGCGTGTGCTCTGGAGAAAACTGCCTCGCGGGGCAACGATGACTGCCTGGTAACATGCGCACCGTGTTCAACCCCGACACTGGGTGATCCTGGTGAACAGGAGCTTCCCGCCCCTGACACGGAGAAACTACCGCGTTTCAGCCTCTTTTTCTTTTCGGGCGAAGCAGCCGCTCAAGCGCAACCCGACACTTACACATTGCTCCTCGACGCCGCCAGATTTGCAGATGAGAGCAACTTCGAAGCCGTATGGGTGCCTGAGCGACACTTTCACAAGTTTGGCGGTTTGTTCCCCGCCCCCTCCGTCCTGGCCGGTGCCTTGGCGATGGTGACCCAACGCTTGGCCATCCGCGCGGGCAGTATTGTGTTGCCCTTGCACACTCCGCTGGAAATTTTCGAGCAATGGTCCGTCGTCGACAATTTGTCAGGCGGCCGCGTCGGGATGGCCATCGCACCTGGCTTTCATCCCACCGATTTTCTTCTGGCACCCTCCAGATTCGCCGATCGACGCGTGCAACTGCCACGAGCATTGCGCGAATTGCGCGAGCTGTGGCGCGGTAAGGCATTTGAAGGAGATGACGGCCTGGGACGCCATACAAAAGCCCATCCATTGCCCCGCCCCCAACAAGCCGAGCTACCGATCTGGATCACTGCGTCCGAGAGCGAACAAAGCTTCAGGGACGCTGGAGAGGCCGGTTTCAATATTCTCACGGCACTATTGGCGCTTGACGTCGAAAGCCTTGCCAAACGCATTACTGTCTACCGGACCGCGCTGGATGGAAAACCCGGGAAGGTGACCGTCATGTTGCACACCTACATTCATCCTGACGCCTCTAATGTGGCCACGATTGGTGCCGGGGCTTTGTCCAGATATCTGCAGGAGCATCTGGATTTTGCCTCCCCTCGCACGGCCTACGAGCAGGTCAATAAACTTGACGATGAAGACCGCCTCGCATTGGTCGACCATGCTGTATCGAGATACCTCGAAGGCGCCTCACTCATTGGAACGCCGGCCAAATGCGTGGCATTCGCAAAAAAAATGGCGGCGATTGGTGTGGACGAAATTGCCTGTCTGGTTGACTTCGGAGTGAGTCGAGACGACGTCATGGCCTCTTTGAAGGAGCTCGCTTCGATAGGAGGACAGCCATGA
- the pgsA gene encoding CDP-diacylglycerol--glycerol-3-phosphate 3-phosphatidyltransferase, with product MNIPNLITVLRVLLIPIFILLFYLPYQWSYVASSSVFAFAAATDWLDGYLARRLEQSTPFGAFLDPVADKLMVAVALVLLVQEHGNLWLTLPAAVIIGREIVISALREWMAELGARAHVAVSNLGKWKTAAQMLALVILLANPSDFSFWVLVGYALLLVSAGLTLWSMIQYLRAAWPHLKTDVEKK from the coding sequence ATGAATATCCCTAATCTGATCACCGTTCTACGCGTCCTGCTTATCCCGATTTTCATTTTGCTGTTCTATCTGCCGTATCAATGGAGCTATGTAGCGTCCAGTTCGGTCTTCGCGTTCGCCGCGGCTACGGACTGGCTGGATGGTTATCTGGCGCGCCGCCTTGAGCAAAGCACGCCGTTTGGCGCGTTTCTCGATCCGGTGGCAGACAAATTGATGGTCGCGGTCGCGCTGGTGCTGCTGGTACAAGAGCACGGCAACCTTTGGCTGACATTGCCGGCAGCGGTGATCATCGGTCGGGAGATCGTCATCTCTGCCCTTCGGGAGTGGATGGCAGAACTGGGCGCCCGTGCGCATGTTGCAGTGTCGAACCTGGGTAAATGGAAAACCGCTGCACAAATGCTGGCGCTGGTGATTCTGCTGGCCAATCCGTCGGACTTCAGCTTCTGGGTCCTGGTGGGTTATGCGTTGCTGCTGGTGTCTGCGGGCCTGACTTTGTGGTCCATGATCCAGTATCTACGCGCTGCCTGGCCGCATCTGAAGACGGATGTGGAAAAGAAATAA
- a CDS encoding carbon-nitrogen hydrolase family protein — protein sequence MTNLCIAAAQSISLAGDLLANIARHQCYIEAAAVQGVQLLVFPELSLTGYERGLAAQLAIAPQDPVLQPLRDFAQEMGVTAVVGMPIRLSADSPVLIGALVLAADGSLAVYTKQNLHAGEEVAFAAGTGGSMLTLGHDRISLAVCADFSHASHARNAAKMGADVYAASVLITEGGYAPDTALLQGYALEHSMAVLMANHGGVTGGWESAGRSAIWAPDGSLIVAAPGVGDALVVARRNREGWSGQVVDVANV from the coding sequence ATGACGAACCTGTGCATCGCCGCCGCGCAATCGATTTCCCTCGCCGGGGATCTGCTGGCCAACATCGCCCGGCATCAATGCTATATCGAGGCTGCCGCCGTGCAGGGCGTGCAGTTGCTGGTCTTCCCTGAATTGTCGTTGACTGGCTATGAGCGAGGTCTGGCCGCGCAACTGGCCATCGCGCCGCAGGACCCGGTCTTACAGCCGTTGCGTGACTTCGCGCAGGAAATGGGTGTGACTGCGGTCGTGGGTATGCCGATTCGGTTGTCAGCCGATTCCCCGGTCCTGATCGGTGCACTGGTGCTGGCCGCCGATGGATCGTTGGCGGTCTACACCAAGCAGAACCTGCATGCCGGTGAAGAAGTGGCGTTTGCCGCCGGGACCGGTGGGTCGATGTTGACCTTGGGTCATGATCGGATCTCTCTTGCCGTGTGTGCAGACTTTTCCCACGCCAGCCATGCACGTAATGCTGCAAAGATGGGGGCTGACGTCTACGCTGCGAGTGTTTTGATCACCGAAGGTGGCTACGCCCCTGACACGGCGTTGTTGCAAGGTTATGCGCTCGAACATTCCATGGCAGTGCTGATGGCTAACCACGGCGGTGTGACGGGTGGCTGGGAGTCGGCAGGACGCAGCGCGATCTGGGCACCGGACGGTTCGCTGATCGTCGCCGCCCCTGGCGTTGGTGATGCACTGGTCGTTGCGCGCCGCAATCGTGAGGGCTGGAGCGGGCAGGTGGTGGATGTTGCCAATGTATGA
- a CDS encoding GNAT family N-acetyltransferase, which produces MAFDLQPASSAYLDFARKLTCETMLGYYIRHDLLWQDEAFDVAWAGRESWLVRQDGVVVGYVSLSRDARALYIRELHVIAAVRGQGAGAWVIEEVLQMARKERRPALRLTVFKDNPAQALYQRMGLQVVGEDECFLRMERDCRL; this is translated from the coding sequence ATGGCCTTTGATTTGCAACCGGCGTCTTCGGCGTACCTGGATTTTGCGCGAAAACTGACGTGCGAGACCATGCTGGGTTATTACATTCGGCATGACCTGCTTTGGCAGGACGAGGCCTTTGATGTGGCCTGGGCCGGGCGGGAAAGCTGGCTGGTCCGTCAGGATGGCGTTGTTGTGGGTTATGTCAGCCTCAGTCGCGACGCAAGAGCGCTGTACATTCGTGAATTGCACGTAATTGCGGCCGTTCGCGGCCAGGGCGCCGGGGCCTGGGTGATTGAGGAAGTGCTGCAGATGGCACGCAAGGAGCGCCGTCCGGCCTTGCGGTTGACCGTATTCAAGGACAATCCGGCTCAAGCGCTTTACCAGCGAATGGGATTGCAGGTCGTGGGTGAGGACGAGTGTTTTCTGAGGATGGAACGCGATTGTCGACTTTGA
- a CDS encoding LD-carboxypeptidase, giving the protein MSTAKTIAVIAPSGIPDQENLAQGVALLQSWGHRVILGRNIYQKWRYTAGTTPQRAEDLIWALTDPEVDVVWVARGGFGVQHCLPALPVLKATDRSVIASSDSTALLNYLYLHGYVNLFHGPMVTSLANDVDEATRTTVQGLLDDPKASGVIQCDNALEPVRETLAGPLVGGNIAVLASLAGSEWPLRAQGAILMLEDVTEHAFRLDRFLLQLCASGALEGASAIVLGEFVKCYLPADADYTASELVFDLLKPLGVPILTGAQFGHGTTNLPWPYGRTVTLSGASINF; this is encoded by the coding sequence GTGAGCACAGCAAAGACCATCGCCGTAATTGCCCCCTCGGGCATTCCTGATCAGGAAAACCTTGCTCAAGGAGTTGCCCTTCTCCAAAGCTGGGGCCATCGGGTTATCCTCGGGCGTAACATCTACCAGAAGTGGCGTTACACCGCCGGCACTACGCCACAGCGCGCCGAAGATCTGATCTGGGCATTGACCGATCCCGAAGTGGACGTCGTCTGGGTGGCCAGGGGAGGATTTGGCGTCCAGCACTGCCTCCCTGCCTTGCCTGTCCTCAAAGCAACGGACAGATCCGTCATTGCCAGTTCGGACTCCACAGCTTTGCTCAACTATCTGTATTTGCATGGCTACGTAAATCTGTTTCATGGACCAATGGTCACTTCCCTGGCGAATGACGTCGATGAGGCAACACGCACGACCGTGCAGGGATTGCTCGACGACCCCAAGGCATCGGGTGTCATTCAATGTGACAACGCCTTGGAACCCGTGAGGGAAACCCTTGCAGGGCCACTGGTCGGCGGTAACATCGCCGTACTTGCCAGTTTGGCGGGTAGTGAATGGCCCTTGCGCGCACAAGGTGCGATTCTCATGCTCGAAGATGTAACGGAACACGCCTTTCGACTTGATCGTTTCCTCCTCCAGCTGTGCGCCAGTGGCGCACTGGAGGGTGCATCAGCAATTGTGCTGGGTGAATTTGTGAAGTGTTATCTGCCTGCTGATGCGGATTACACTGCCAGCGAGTTGGTATTCGATCTTTTGAAACCCCTCGGTGTGCCGATCCTCACGGGTGCGCAATTCGGCCACGGCACGACGAATCTCCCTTGGCCATATGGCCGCACGGTGACTTTGTCCGGCGCCTCGATCAATTTTTAG
- a CDS encoding condensation domain-containing protein, which produces MSTLHHNHHGGDDCPVPATMALYPASAAQKRLWYMTQLSPRSPFYNVTLAIRLGIALNQTAMKAALQDLVIRHEILRTRYLVDQGTVWQKIEAAQGWQLELLDYSAVPYEERANICSQIATDISRLDIDLEAGPVFRVFLRQFADDDHLLILLTHHIATDQRSINLLCQELDALYFSHVASCPLHLPAPLQYRDYSISQLQRFEQKRERLLAYWKTQIPGAAQPLPLPYDTPLQGGDRDRTGREHPFLIEQQAVVSFRGWCRRQHMTEFSGLLCVWGALLHLLTGSERIFIATTTAFRDGQCFSNTLGCFINTLVVNVRATAEDSVASFTQHSRDQLFDALEHRELTYERWVELARAQGEDAEEFISTYLQFQPKSVSTNHYKGPFTPNMNVFNGKAKFPLMLNVSDKGEDFICTIEYESNVFNAQTIQDIAEGFLSVFSSMPANDDACVASLMPESIINYPRPAASPDVTTPPASVLPTLIPAPLNDMEHRLADIWDALLPTRPQHRTDDFFMLGGHSLLLTQLIWEIQKKMGIGVRLCELRNALALGEMAHCIQKASLRGESSPRNI; this is translated from the coding sequence ATGAGCACCCTGCACCACAACCACCACGGCGGCGACGATTGTCCGGTGCCTGCGACCATGGCGCTTTATCCAGCGTCCGCCGCTCAAAAGCGTCTGTGGTACATGACTCAGCTTTCCCCTCGCAGTCCGTTCTACAACGTCACGCTAGCCATTCGCCTGGGCATCGCGCTGAATCAAACGGCCATGAAAGCGGCATTACAAGACCTGGTGATTCGCCATGAAATATTACGAACGCGCTATCTCGTTGACCAGGGAACCGTCTGGCAAAAAATCGAAGCGGCGCAAGGCTGGCAACTGGAACTACTCGACTATTCAGCAGTTCCATACGAGGAACGCGCAAACATCTGCAGCCAGATCGCGACAGACATCTCCAGGCTTGATATCGACCTGGAAGCGGGCCCGGTCTTCAGGGTATTTCTGCGACAGTTCGCGGACGATGATCATCTATTGATCCTGTTGACTCACCACATTGCCACTGATCAGCGATCAATCAATCTATTGTGCCAAGAGCTCGATGCACTGTATTTCAGCCATGTCGCGTCATGCCCGTTGCACCTCCCGGCGCCACTCCAATATCGCGACTACTCCATTTCGCAGCTTCAGCGGTTCGAACAAAAACGTGAGCGGCTGTTGGCCTATTGGAAAACACAAATTCCAGGAGCTGCACAACCGCTGCCGCTTCCTTACGACACTCCCCTGCAGGGTGGCGACAGGGATAGAACAGGCCGTGAACATCCATTCCTGATCGAACAACAGGCAGTCGTGTCTTTTCGCGGATGGTGTCGCCGCCAGCATATGACAGAGTTCAGTGGACTCCTTTGTGTCTGGGGTGCGCTATTGCATCTTCTGACCGGTTCGGAACGCATCTTCATTGCAACCACAACTGCATTCAGGGATGGGCAATGCTTTTCGAATACCCTTGGCTGTTTCATCAATACGTTGGTTGTCAATGTCAGAGCAACGGCCGAAGACTCCGTTGCGTCCTTCACACAGCATTCACGGGATCAGTTGTTCGACGCACTGGAACACAGAGAATTAACCTATGAACGATGGGTTGAGCTGGCCCGGGCGCAAGGTGAAGACGCTGAGGAATTCATCAGTACCTATCTGCAATTCCAACCGAAATCAGTGTCGACAAACCACTACAAAGGTCCTTTCACACCGAACATGAATGTTTTCAATGGCAAGGCCAAGTTCCCACTGATGCTTAACGTGAGCGACAAGGGCGAAGACTTCATATGCACCATCGAGTACGAGTCCAACGTTTTCAACGCTCAAACCATTCAGGATATTGCAGAAGGATTCCTGTCGGTTTTTTCCAGCATGCCCGCCAATGACGATGCCTGCGTCGCCTCGTTGATGCCGGAATCGATCATCAACTATCCCCGCCCTGCCGCTTCCCCTGATGTCACCACGCCTCCAGCGTCAGTGTTACCCACGTTGATACCCGCGCCTCTCAATGACATGGAGCACCGTCTGGCAGACATATGGGATGCGTTGCTGCCGACCCGTCCACAGCACCGGACCGATGATTTCTTTATGCTTGGCGGTCATTCTTTACTGCTCACCCAGCTCATATGGGAGATTCAGAAAAAAATGGGCATCGGCGTGCGTCTGTGCGAACTGCGAAACGCACTCGCGCTGGGAGAAATGGCACACTGCATCCAAAAAGCATCACTTCGCGGGGAGTCGAGTCCGAGGAACATATGA
- the uvrC gene encoding excinuclease ABC subunit UvrC, translating to MTDLFDPSAFLATCSGRPGVYRMFDSDARLLYVGKAKNLKKRLASYFRKTGLAPKTAALVGRIAQIETTITANETEALLLEQTLIKEWRPPYNILLRDDKSYPYVFLSDGEFPRLSIHRGAKKAKGKYFGPYPSVGAIRESLSLLQKTFFVRQCEDSYYKNRTRPCLQYQIKRCKAPCVGLVEPDVYAEDVRHSVMFLEGRSNALTDELSAGMEAAASTLDFERAAELRDQISLLRRVQDQQSMEGGTGDVDVIAAFINPGGACVHLISVRGGRVLGSKNFFPQVGIEEDVAEVMAAFLGQYFISSPERDLPSELIVNVVHEDFPTLIAAIEELRGRELTISHRVRGTRARWQQLAVTNAEQALGARLANRQHVAARFDALAEVLNLDEPPQRLECYDISHSSGEATVASCVVFGPEGPIKSDYRRYNIEGVTPGDDYAAMHQALTRRFSKLKGGEGKLPDILLVDGGKGQLSMARDVLNELAVPDLILLGVAKGATRKAGFETLYLNDAAHEFTLRGDSPALHLIQQIRDEAHRFAITGHRARRGKTRRTSTLEGVAGVGPTRRRDLLKHFGGLQELSRASIEEIAKAPGISKKLAESIYANLHSE from the coding sequence ATGACTGACCTGTTCGATCCAAGCGCCTTCCTGGCAACGTGCAGTGGGCGCCCTGGTGTGTATCGCATGTTCGACAGCGATGCGCGCCTGTTGTACGTCGGCAAGGCCAAGAACCTCAAGAAGCGCCTGGCGAGTTACTTTCGCAAGACCGGGCTGGCCCCGAAAACCGCAGCGTTGGTGGGGCGCATTGCGCAGATCGAAACAACGATTACCGCCAATGAAACGGAAGCGCTGCTGCTTGAGCAGACGCTGATCAAAGAATGGCGCCCGCCCTACAACATCCTCCTGCGTGACGATAAATCCTATCCGTACGTGTTTCTGTCGGATGGTGAGTTCCCGCGATTGAGCATTCATCGTGGTGCGAAAAAGGCCAAAGGCAAGTATTTCGGACCTTACCCGAGCGTGGGTGCGATTCGTGAAAGCCTGAGCCTGCTGCAAAAGACCTTTTTCGTTCGTCAATGCGAAGACAGCTATTACAAGAACCGCACGCGGCCCTGCCTGCAATATCAGATCAAACGGTGCAAGGCACCTTGCGTGGGGCTGGTCGAGCCTGATGTGTACGCCGAAGATGTGCGGCACTCGGTCATGTTTCTCGAAGGTCGCAGCAATGCGCTGACCGATGAACTGTCTGCGGGCATGGAGGCGGCGGCCAGTACCCTGGATTTCGAGCGGGCGGCGGAGCTGCGTGACCAGATATCCCTGCTGCGACGGGTGCAGGATCAGCAGAGCATGGAGGGCGGCACCGGTGATGTCGATGTGATTGCGGCCTTCATCAACCCGGGCGGTGCCTGCGTACATCTGATCAGTGTGCGCGGCGGACGCGTGCTGGGCAGCAAGAACTTCTTTCCGCAGGTGGGTATTGAAGAGGACGTCGCCGAAGTCATGGCGGCGTTTCTGGGGCAATATTTCATCAGCAGCCCTGAGCGCGATTTGCCGAGTGAGCTGATCGTCAACGTGGTCCACGAAGACTTTCCGACCCTGATAGCGGCCATCGAAGAGCTTCGTGGTCGTGAGTTGACCATCAGTCACCGGGTTCGCGGCACACGGGCGCGCTGGCAGCAACTGGCCGTGACCAACGCCGAGCAGGCGCTTGGGGCGCGGTTGGCCAATCGGCAGCACGTTGCTGCGCGGTTCGATGCCTTGGCCGAGGTGCTGAACCTGGATGAGCCGCCGCAACGCCTCGAGTGCTATGACATCAGTCACTCAAGCGGCGAAGCGACGGTGGCCTCGTGTGTGGTGTTCGGTCCGGAAGGGCCGATCAAGTCCGACTACCGGCGTTACAACATCGAAGGGGTGACCCCTGGCGATGACTATGCGGCCATGCATCAGGCACTGACCCGACGCTTCAGCAAGCTGAAGGGCGGGGAGGGCAAGCTGCCGGACATTTTGCTGGTGGACGGTGGCAAGGGGCAGTTGTCGATGGCCAGGGATGTGCTCAATGAGTTGGCGGTGCCCGATCTGATTCTGTTGGGTGTGGCCAAGGGCGCAACGCGTAAGGCCGGTTTTGAAACGCTGTACCTCAACGATGCCGCCCATGAATTCACCTTGCGCGGGGACTCGCCGGCGCTGCACTTGATCCAGCAGATCCGCGATGAGGCCCACCGATTCGCGATTACCGGGCACCGCGCGCGGCGTGGCAAGACGCGTCGTACATCAACACTTGAAGGGGTTGCCGGGGTAGGACCCACCCGTCGACGTGATCTGCTGAAACATTTTGGTGGATTGCAGGAGCTGTCTCGTGCAAGCATCGAAGAGATCGCCAAAGCCCCCGGGATCAGTAAAAAGCTCGCTGAGTCGATTTATGCAAACCTGCATAGCGAGTAG
- the uvrY gene encoding UvrY/SirA/GacA family response regulator transcription factor — MIRVLVVDDHDLVRTGITRMLADIDGLQVVGQAESGEESLLKARELKPDVVLMDVKMPGIGGLEATRKLLRSHPDIKVVAVTVCEEDPFPTRLLQAGAAGYLTKGAALAEMVQAIRLVFAGQRYISPQIAQQLAIKSFQPTNDSPFDALSEREIQIALMIVGCQKVQIISDKLCLSPKTVNTYRYRIFEKLSISSDVELTLLAVRHGMVDASL, encoded by the coding sequence TTGATTAGGGTGCTAGTAGTCGATGACCATGATCTCGTTCGTACAGGTATTACACGAATGCTGGCTGACATCGATGGCCTGCAAGTAGTCGGCCAGGCTGAGTCAGGGGAGGAATCCCTGCTGAAGGCGCGTGAGTTGAAGCCCGATGTAGTGTTGATGGACGTCAAGATGCCCGGGATCGGCGGTCTTGAAGCCACGCGCAAATTGCTGCGCAGTCATCCAGACATCAAAGTTGTGGCGGTCACGGTGTGTGAAGAGGATCCTTTTCCTACACGACTGCTACAGGCCGGTGCCGCGGGCTATCTGACAAAAGGCGCTGCATTGGCGGAGATGGTCCAGGCCATTCGCCTGGTTTTCGCCGGGCAACGCTACATCAGCCCGCAGATTGCCCAGCAACTGGCTATCAAGTCGTTCCAGCCGACCAACGATTCGCCATTCGATGCACTGTCGGAACGAGAAATACAGATTGCGCTGATGATTGTCGGCTGTCAGAAGGTTCAGATCATTTCTGACAAGCTGTGTCTGTCGCCCAAAACCGTCAATACCTACCGTTACCGCATTTTCGAGAAGCTTTCGATCAGCAGCGATGTTGAATTGACGTTGCTGGCGGTTCGTCACGGCATGGTTGATGCCAGCCTCTGA